A genomic segment from Burkholderia plantarii encodes:
- a CDS encoding DUF1488 domain-containing protein: MHISFPQELPQYTPADPAIAFPVLIDTTRLRCEISAEALESHFGAASAGEGDLRHAFSAHRDEIEEAARRMIEAAGGRPVKLNSGYFRFCG; this comes from the coding sequence ATGCACATCTCGTTTCCGCAGGAACTCCCGCAGTACACCCCGGCCGATCCGGCCATCGCGTTTCCGGTGCTGATCGACACCACGCGCCTGCGTTGCGAGATCAGTGCCGAGGCGCTCGAAAGCCATTTCGGCGCGGCGTCGGCCGGCGAGGGGGACCTGCGCCACGCCTTCAGCGCGCATCGCGACGAAATCGAGGAAGCCGCGCGGCGCATGATCGAGGCGGCGGGCGGCAGGCCCGTGAAGCTGAACAGCGGCTATTTCCGTTTCTGCGGCTGA
- a CDS encoding cytochrome-c peroxidase: MNELSATPAVPPSPAAPRRHPLRAVVLTIAGAAVLAAVGYAGYAVAFPADVPEAVGEIVENLTGANPHPVVLKRPVDHPLSAVALLGKSLFFDPMLSASGKMSCASCHSPAHAYGPPNDLDVQLGGRNLDQQGYRPPPSLMYLNRQPNFSIGPDAGENDAAPTVQQLAAQNAGVVKAQKTAGGAAPVQMVPQGGLFWDGRADTLQQQAFGPLLNSVEMANPNIDGLVTRVAGSKYATTLKQMFGDNVFNDPRLAASEIVFAIARYQFEDPSFHPYNSKYDRWLEGKARLSHAELNGLRLFNDPDKANCAGCHLSKPSPEGLPPMFTDYQYEALGVPRNHALAQNKDPAFYDIGVCGPFRTDLKDQSQYCSMFLTPTLRNAATRQVFFHNGIYHDLQHVMDFYNARNTDPGKFYPRGPDGKIEKYDDVPARYQANVDVTDAPFDRKFGDTPAMTQADIQDIIAFLHTLDDDPKPH; encoded by the coding sequence ATGAACGAGCTTTCCGCCACGCCCGCCGTCCCTCCCTCTCCCGCGGCACCCCGCCGCCATCCGTTGCGCGCGGTCGTGCTGACGATCGCCGGCGCCGCCGTGCTGGCCGCGGTGGGCTACGCCGGCTACGCGGTCGCGTTCCCGGCCGACGTGCCCGAAGCCGTGGGCGAGATCGTCGAGAACCTGACGGGCGCGAATCCGCATCCGGTCGTGCTGAAACGTCCGGTCGATCACCCGCTTTCCGCCGTCGCGCTGCTCGGCAAATCGCTGTTCTTCGACCCGATGCTGTCGGCCTCGGGCAAGATGTCGTGCGCGTCGTGCCACAGCCCGGCGCACGCCTACGGCCCGCCGAACGATCTCGACGTGCAGCTCGGCGGCCGGAACCTGGACCAGCAGGGCTACCGCCCGCCGCCCTCGCTGATGTACCTGAACCGCCAGCCGAACTTCAGCATCGGCCCGGACGCGGGCGAGAACGACGCCGCGCCCACCGTGCAGCAACTCGCCGCCCAGAACGCCGGCGTGGTGAAGGCGCAGAAGACGGCCGGCGGCGCGGCCCCGGTGCAGATGGTGCCGCAGGGCGGCCTGTTCTGGGACGGCCGCGCCGATACGCTGCAGCAGCAGGCATTCGGGCCGCTGCTGAATTCGGTCGAGATGGCGAACCCGAACATCGATGGCCTGGTCACGCGCGTGGCCGGCAGCAAGTACGCGACGACGCTCAAGCAGATGTTCGGCGACAACGTCTTCAACGATCCGCGGCTGGCCGCCTCCGAGATCGTCTTCGCGATCGCGCGCTACCAGTTCGAGGACCCCTCGTTCCACCCGTACAACAGCAAGTACGACCGCTGGCTGGAAGGCAAGGCGCGCCTGAGCCATGCCGAGCTGAACGGACTGCGGCTGTTCAACGATCCGGACAAGGCGAACTGCGCGGGCTGCCATCTCTCGAAGCCGAGCCCGGAAGGCCTGCCGCCGATGTTCACCGATTACCAGTACGAGGCGCTGGGCGTGCCGCGCAACCACGCGCTCGCGCAGAACAAGGACCCGGCGTTCTACGATATCGGCGTGTGCGGCCCGTTCCGCACCGACCTGAAGGACCAGTCGCAATACTGCTCGATGTTCCTCACGCCGACGCTGCGCAACGCCGCCACGCGCCAGGTGTTCTTCCACAACGGCATCTACCACGACCTGCAGCACGTGATGGACTTCTACAACGCGCGCAACACGGACCCGGGCAAGTTCTACCCGCGCGGCCCGGACGGCAAGATCGAGAAATACGACGACGTCCCGGCCAGGTACCAGGCCAACGTCGACGTGACCGATGCTCCGTTCGACCGCAAGTTCGGCGACACGCCGGCCATGACGCAGGCGGACATCCAGGACATCATCGCGTTCCTGCACACGCTCGACGACGATCCGAAGCCGCACTGA
- a CDS encoding phage tail protein produces MSDQYLGEIRMVAFDFAPYGWALCGGQLLPISQNNALFALLGTNYGGTGVSNFGLPNLQGRSPVGVGTGAGLAPIVLGETGGAEQITLTSSEMPMHTHAALVTGGGGTSTVSISIPATTNTANPQSVPGAAMVLGPGASSGHTATVYSTSTPNTNLLPFNASVTTAPPSITNSAAGGSLPFDSRNPYIGLTFIIALQGVYPTRG; encoded by the coding sequence ATGTCCGATCAGTACCTTGGCGAAATCCGCATGGTCGCCTTCGACTTCGCCCCCTATGGCTGGGCGCTTTGCGGCGGCCAGTTGCTGCCGATCTCGCAGAACAACGCGCTGTTCGCCTTGCTCGGCACCAACTACGGCGGCACCGGCGTCTCCAACTTCGGCCTGCCGAACCTGCAGGGTCGCTCGCCGGTCGGCGTCGGCACCGGCGCGGGCCTCGCGCCGATCGTGCTCGGCGAGACCGGCGGTGCCGAGCAGATCACCCTGACCAGCTCGGAAATGCCGATGCACACGCACGCCGCGCTCGTGACGGGCGGCGGCGGCACCAGCACGGTGTCGATCTCGATCCCGGCCACCACCAACACCGCGAATCCGCAGTCGGTGCCGGGCGCCGCGATGGTGCTCGGCCCGGGCGCCTCGAGCGGCCACACGGCAACGGTGTACAGCACCTCCACGCCGAACACGAACCTGCTGCCGTTCAACGCCAGCGTGACCACGGCGCCGCCCAGCATCACGAACTCGGCGGCCGGCGGCAGCCTGCCGTTCGACAGTCGCAACCCCTACATCGGCCTGACGTTCATCATCGCGCTGCAAGGGGTGTATCCGACGCGCGGCTAA
- a CDS encoding amino acid aminotransferase, protein MFEHIDAFPGDPILSLNENFQHDPRERKVNLSIGIYFDEAGRIPVMGAVREAERQLAASVGPKPYLPMAGIAGYRDAVQTLVFGKDCAVRDAGRIATVQTVGGSGALKVGADFIKRYFPDTPIWVSDPSWENHRFVFERSGLKVETYPYYDEATGGLRFEAMLAALDALPARSAVLLHACCHNPTGVDLDDAQWLKVIDVLQARELLPFIDMAYQGFGAGLDADAFAVRELARRGMPALVATSFSKNFSIYGERCGSLSVICDDAAIAERVLGQLASNVRAIYSNPPTQGAKIVTAVLGSPALRAQWEEELASMCRRIARMRTAIHDGLREHVPAEALSRYVKQRGMFTYSGLTGTQVDVLREKYGVYILRSGRMCVAGLNESNVSIVADAIGEVIASGV, encoded by the coding sequence ATGTTCGAACACATCGATGCCTTTCCGGGCGACCCGATTCTCTCGCTGAACGAGAATTTCCAGCACGATCCGCGCGAGCGGAAAGTCAACCTGAGCATCGGCATCTATTTCGATGAAGCCGGCAGGATTCCCGTGATGGGCGCCGTGCGCGAGGCGGAGCGGCAGCTCGCCGCGTCGGTCGGCCCGAAGCCGTACCTGCCGATGGCCGGCATCGCCGGCTATCGCGACGCGGTGCAGACGCTCGTGTTCGGCAAGGACTGCGCGGTGCGCGATGCGGGCCGCATCGCCACGGTGCAGACGGTGGGCGGCTCGGGCGCGTTGAAGGTCGGCGCCGATTTCATCAAGCGTTATTTCCCCGATACGCCGATCTGGGTCAGCGACCCGAGCTGGGAGAACCACCGCTTCGTGTTCGAGCGCTCGGGCCTGAAGGTCGAGACCTATCCGTACTACGACGAGGCCACGGGCGGCCTGCGCTTCGAGGCCATGCTCGCGGCGCTCGACGCGCTGCCGGCGCGTAGCGCGGTGCTGCTGCATGCCTGCTGCCACAACCCGACCGGCGTGGACCTCGACGACGCGCAATGGCTCAAGGTGATCGACGTGCTGCAGGCGCGCGAGCTGCTGCCGTTCATCGACATGGCCTACCAGGGCTTCGGCGCGGGCCTCGACGCCGATGCGTTCGCGGTGCGCGAGCTGGCGCGGCGCGGGATGCCGGCGCTCGTCGCCACCTCGTTCTCGAAGAACTTCTCGATCTACGGCGAGCGCTGCGGCAGCCTGTCGGTGATCTGCGATGACGCGGCCATCGCCGAGCGCGTGCTGGGCCAGCTGGCCAGCAACGTTCGCGCGATCTACAGCAACCCGCCCACGCAGGGCGCGAAGATCGTCACGGCGGTGCTGGGCTCGCCGGCGCTGCGCGCGCAGTGGGAGGAGGAACTGGCCTCGATGTGCCGCCGCATCGCCCGGATGCGCACCGCGATCCACGACGGCCTGCGCGAGCACGTGCCGGCCGAGGCGCTGTCGCGCTACGTCAAGCAGCGCGGCATGTTCACCTACAGCGGCCTGACCGGCACGCAGGTGGACGTGCTGCGCGAGAAGTACGGCGTCTACATCCTGCGCTCGGGCCGCATGTGCGTGGCCGGGCTCAACGAGTCGAACGTCTCGATCGTGGCCGATGCGATCGGCGAGGTGATCGCGAGCGGCGTGTAA
- a CDS encoding response regulator transcription factor, protein MIHVLIADDHALVRDGLRHILRDATGFEVAGEACDSASTIALIRATPAQVLVLDLSMPGRNGVELIRQIKDEKPTLRILVLTMHAEQQYAMRAFRAGASGYLTKESASAELVGAVAKVASGGVYVSLSMAERFAQSLNEPADTLPHQRLSDREFDVFRRIAAGQTLTEIANALCVSAKTVSTYKTRILEKMQMPHEAALVRYALRHRLVDDPDD, encoded by the coding sequence ATGATCCATGTGCTGATTGCCGACGATCACGCGCTCGTGCGCGACGGGCTGCGCCATATCCTGCGCGACGCCACCGGCTTCGAAGTGGCCGGCGAAGCCTGCGACAGCGCCTCCACGATCGCCCTGATCCGCGCCACGCCGGCCCAGGTGCTGGTGCTCGACCTGTCGATGCCGGGCCGCAACGGCGTGGAGCTGATCCGCCAGATCAAGGACGAGAAGCCGACGCTGCGAATCCTCGTGCTGACCATGCATGCCGAACAGCAATATGCGATGCGCGCGTTTCGCGCCGGCGCGTCCGGCTACCTGACGAAGGAAAGCGCGAGCGCCGAGCTGGTGGGCGCGGTCGCGAAGGTGGCCTCGGGCGGCGTGTACGTGAGCCTGTCGATGGCCGAGCGGTTCGCGCAGAGCCTCAACGAGCCGGCCGACACGCTGCCGCACCAGCGGCTGTCGGACCGCGAGTTCGACGTGTTCCGCCGCATCGCGGCGGGCCAGACGCTGACCGAGATCGCCAACGCGCTATGCGTGAGCGCGAAGACGGTCAGCACCTACAAGACGCGGATTCTGGAAAAGATGCAGATGCCGCACGAGGCGGCGCTGGTGCGCTACGCGCTGCGGCACCGGCTGGTCGACGATCCGGACGATTGA
- a CDS encoding amino acid permease produces MVEPTDNDNGGLKRGLKNRHIQLIALGGAIGTGLFLGIAQTIQTAGPAVLLGYAVAGIIAFFIMRQLGEMVVDEPVAGSFSYFAAKYCGHFTGFLSGWNYWVLYILVSMAELSAVGLYVQYWWPGVPTWVSALVFFALINLLNVVSVKSYGETEFWFAIVKVAAVVGMIGFGAWLLLSGGAGPQASVTNLWRNGGFFPNGVGGLVTSMAVIMFSFGGLELVGITAAEADDPTRSIPRATNQVIYRILIFYIGALGVLLSLFPWQKVVTGGSPFVLIFHALGSDLVANVLNVVVLTAALSVYNSGVYCNSRMLFGLAQQGNAPRALLSVSRRGIPLAALGVSAVATGICVLINYLMPGKAFGFLMGLVVSALIINWAMISYIHLRFRQAKRAAGQTTLFRSLGYPLTNWLCLAFLAAILVVMYLDPDLRLSVYLIPVWLVVLGIGYRLRGRRANDAAPGVSVQ; encoded by the coding sequence ATGGTTGAACCTACTGACAACGACAACGGTGGCCTGAAGCGCGGGCTCAAGAACCGCCACATCCAGCTGATCGCCCTGGGCGGCGCGATCGGCACGGGCCTTTTCCTCGGTATCGCGCAGACCATCCAGACGGCCGGGCCGGCCGTGCTGCTCGGCTATGCCGTGGCCGGCATCATCGCGTTCTTCATCATGCGGCAGCTGGGCGAGATGGTGGTGGACGAGCCCGTCGCCGGCTCGTTCAGCTACTTCGCCGCCAAATACTGCGGCCACTTCACGGGCTTCCTGTCGGGCTGGAACTACTGGGTGCTCTACATCCTGGTCAGCATGGCCGAGCTGTCGGCGGTCGGCCTCTACGTGCAGTACTGGTGGCCGGGCGTGCCGACCTGGGTGTCGGCGCTGGTGTTCTTCGCGCTGATCAACCTGCTCAACGTGGTCAGCGTGAAGTCCTACGGCGAGACCGAATTCTGGTTCGCGATCGTCAAGGTCGCCGCGGTGGTCGGCATGATCGGCTTCGGCGCGTGGCTGCTGCTGTCGGGCGGCGCGGGACCGCAGGCGAGTGTGACCAACCTCTGGCGCAACGGCGGCTTCTTCCCGAACGGCGTGGGCGGCCTCGTCACCTCGATGGCGGTCATCATGTTCTCGTTCGGCGGGCTCGAACTGGTGGGCATCACGGCCGCCGAGGCCGACGATCCCACGCGCAGCATCCCGCGCGCGACCAACCAGGTGATCTACCGGATCCTGATTTTCTACATCGGCGCGCTCGGCGTGCTGCTCTCGCTGTTCCCGTGGCAGAAGGTGGTCACGGGCGGCAGCCCGTTCGTGCTGATCTTCCACGCGCTCGGCAGCGACCTGGTGGCGAACGTGCTGAACGTGGTGGTGCTGACGGCCGCGCTGTCGGTCTACAACAGCGGCGTGTACTGCAACAGCCGCATGCTGTTCGGCCTCGCGCAGCAGGGCAACGCGCCGCGCGCGCTGCTGTCGGTGAGCCGGCGCGGCATCCCGCTCGCGGCGCTCGGCGTGTCGGCGGTGGCCACCGGGATCTGCGTGCTGATCAACTACCTGATGCCGGGCAAGGCGTTCGGCTTCCTGATGGGGCTGGTGGTGTCGGCGCTGATCATCAACTGGGCGATGATCAGCTACATCCACCTGCGCTTTCGCCAGGCCAAGCGCGCGGCCGGCCAGACCACGCTGTTCCGCAGCCTCGGTTATCCGCTCACGAACTGGCTCTGCCTGGCGTTCCTCGCGGCGATCCTGGTCGTGATGTACCTGGACCCGGATCTGCGCCTGTCGGTTTACCTGATCCCGGTCTGGCTGGTCGTGCTCGGAATCGGGTATCGTCTGCGCGGGCGGCGCGCGAACGATGCGGCGCCCGGCGTTTCCGTGCAATAG
- a CDS encoding DUF488 domain-containing protein, with translation MSIRVVRLGAPRAPDEGVRIGTVRRPPRGVPKAEFATRDYYDVWLPVLAPSDTLVKAIHAVTTDAQWHACERSFRAEMAKGDAGKVLDLLAALSHTSDFSVGCYCENETHCHRSVLRRLLESRGAAVLP, from the coding sequence ATGAGCATCCGTGTGGTTCGGCTCGGCGCGCCGCGCGCGCCCGACGAGGGCGTGCGCATCGGCACCGTGCGGCGCCCGCCACGCGGCGTGCCGAAGGCCGAATTCGCGACGCGCGACTACTACGACGTCTGGCTGCCGGTGCTCGCGCCGAGCGACACGCTCGTCAAGGCGATCCACGCCGTCACCACCGACGCGCAATGGCACGCCTGCGAGCGCAGCTTTCGCGCCGAGATGGCCAAGGGCGATGCCGGCAAGGTGCTCGACCTGCTCGCCGCGCTGTCGCACACGAGCGACTTCTCGGTCGGCTGCTATTGCGAGAACGAAACGCACTGCCATCGCAGCGTGCTGCGGCGGCTGCTCGAATCGCGCGGCGCGGCGGTGCTGCCGTGA
- a CDS encoding phospholipase C has translation MLLRRTLIATACAASAIALYACGGNDDSSPSTSTSTTPPTTATVSAQDALQTKTPIKHLVVIYGENVSFDHYFGTYPNATNLPGEPAFTPAANTQTDIDNLGVATSTLRTANGNQTNPANGANASGPFRLDRTQAASADQNHAYTPEQQAYDNGAADLFPLYTGTATPGGVGGFGTKGQVMGYYDGNTVTALWNYASHYAMSDNAFTDTYGPSTPGALEVVSGNTNGMQIVKTSKSTSTKLASSYYINDGQSGYTMINDVDPGYDVCSSTTDQAMMQGKNIGDLLNAQNITWGGFMGGFNLSTKNADGSTGCTRKTTAVAVGAATNDYIPHHNWFQYFASTANPNHTRPSSTAAIGSSLEADGKTAEPANHQYDSDDFFAAVKAGNFPSVSFLKAPGAQDAHAGYSDPLDEQLFVTKVVNFLMQQPDWKNTAVVVTYDDSDGWYDHKYATPTHASFDAVDQLNGDGICGTGSTTAPLGVTGKAVNGRCGPGTRIPFVLISPWAKTNYVSHVQITQASVARFIEDNWLGGARLGGGSFDATTGDMSDMLNLTGTANTTALFLDPSAGTQLSAAPAN, from the coding sequence ATGCTGCTTCGTCGAACCTTGATTGCCACTGCATGCGCCGCGTCCGCGATCGCGCTGTACGCCTGTGGCGGCAATGATGATAGTTCCCCGTCCACCTCGACCTCGACCACGCCGCCGACGACCGCGACGGTTTCGGCTCAGGACGCCCTGCAGACCAAGACGCCGATCAAGCATCTGGTCGTGATCTACGGCGAGAACGTCTCGTTCGACCACTATTTCGGCACCTACCCGAACGCTACCAACCTGCCGGGCGAACCGGCCTTCACGCCGGCCGCGAACACGCAGACCGACATCGACAACCTCGGCGTCGCCACCAGCACGCTGCGCACCGCCAACGGCAACCAGACGAATCCGGCCAACGGCGCGAACGCCTCGGGCCCGTTCCGTCTGGACCGCACGCAGGCCGCCTCGGCCGACCAGAACCACGCGTACACGCCGGAACAGCAGGCCTACGACAACGGCGCGGCCGACCTGTTCCCGCTCTACACCGGTACGGCGACGCCGGGCGGCGTGGGCGGCTTCGGCACGAAGGGCCAGGTGATGGGCTACTACGACGGCAACACCGTCACGGCGCTGTGGAACTACGCCTCGCACTACGCGATGAGCGACAACGCGTTCACGGACACCTATGGTCCGTCGACGCCGGGCGCGCTTGAAGTCGTGTCGGGCAACACCAACGGCATGCAGATCGTGAAGACCTCGAAGTCGACGTCGACGAAGCTGGCCAGCTCGTACTACATCAACGACGGCCAGAGCGGCTACACGATGATCAACGACGTGGACCCGGGCTATGACGTCTGCTCGAGCACGACCGATCAGGCGATGATGCAGGGCAAGAACATCGGCGACCTGCTGAACGCGCAGAACATCACGTGGGGCGGCTTCATGGGCGGCTTCAACCTGTCGACCAAGAACGCCGACGGCTCGACGGGTTGCACGCGCAAGACGACGGCCGTGGCCGTCGGCGCCGCGACGAACGACTACATCCCGCACCACAACTGGTTCCAGTACTTCGCTTCGACGGCCAACCCGAACCACACGCGCCCGAGCTCGACCGCGGCAATCGGCTCGAGCCTGGAAGCGGACGGCAAGACGGCCGAGCCGGCGAACCACCAGTACGATTCGGACGACTTCTTCGCGGCGGTCAAGGCCGGCAACTTCCCGTCGGTGTCGTTCCTGAAGGCGCCGGGCGCGCAGGATGCGCACGCCGGCTACTCGGACCCGCTCGACGAGCAGCTGTTCGTCACAAAGGTCGTGAACTTCCTGATGCAGCAGCCGGACTGGAAGAACACGGCCGTGGTGGTCACGTATGACGATTCGGACGGCTGGTACGACCACAAGTACGCCACGCCGACGCACGCGTCGTTCGACGCGGTCGACCAGCTGAACGGCGACGGCATCTGCGGCACGGGCTCGACCACCGCACCGCTCGGCGTCACGGGCAAGGCCGTCAACGGCCGCTGCGGTCCGGGCACGCGCATCCCGTTCGTGCTGATCTCGCCGTGGGCCAAGACGAACTACGTCAGCCACGTCCAGATCACGCAGGCATCGGTGGCGCGCTTCATCGAAGACAACTGGCTCGGCGGCGCACGCCTTGGCGGTGGTTCGTTCGACGCGACGACCGGCGACATGAGCGACATGCTGAACCTGACGGGCACGGCCAACACGACGGCGCTGTTCCTCGATCCGTCGGCCGGCACGCAGCTGAGCGCGGCACCGGCCAACTGA
- a CDS encoding DUF6916 family protein, translated as MSVLPTHDELKALLGQVLTITTADAAAVPLTQTRLTDAPDGLPMDDQHACYLANFELPVNVRLPQDTYRFCAPDGRAWSLFASPTRPLATGAGTICVVIHRRLDDAAATAGAPAAGA; from the coding sequence GTGTCAGTTCTACCCACCCATGACGAGCTGAAGGCACTGCTCGGACAAGTATTGACGATAACGACGGCCGACGCCGCCGCGGTGCCGCTGACCCAGACGCGCCTGACGGATGCGCCCGACGGCCTGCCGATGGACGACCAGCACGCCTGCTATCTGGCGAATTTCGAATTGCCCGTCAACGTGCGGCTGCCGCAGGACACCTACCGCTTCTGCGCCCCCGACGGCCGCGCATGGTCGCTGTTCGCGTCGCCGACGCGCCCCCTCGCGACCGGCGCCGGCACGATCTGCGTGGTCATCCATCGCCGTCTGGACGACGCCGCGGCCACCGCCGGCGCACCGGCAGCGGGCGCCTGA
- a CDS encoding GNAT family N-acetyltransferase yields the protein MTVDLISAPNLLAASDCANADLTLRAATDADLAFLCEVFISTRREEFMRTGWGPERVDAFLREQFGLQHKYYQEHYRQGCFDVVSLAGQPVGRLYHAWRPRQLGDEVRVIDISLLAEWRGRGIGTRLMHAVIAEAVLQGLPVSLNVEADNPVQRLYKRLGFVKTGSGGVYETMRRDAVRFDLPATPLAGLRRDPVVPTEPL from the coding sequence ATGACAGTCGATTTGATATCCGCTCCGAATCTCCTCGCGGCAAGCGATTGCGCGAATGCGGATTTGACGCTGCGAGCCGCGACCGATGCTGATCTGGCGTTTCTCTGCGAGGTGTTCATCAGTACCCGTCGCGAGGAATTCATGCGAACCGGCTGGGGGCCGGAGCGGGTCGATGCTTTTCTGCGCGAACAGTTCGGACTTCAGCACAAGTATTATCAGGAGCATTACCGGCAGGGCTGCTTCGACGTGGTGTCGCTCGCCGGCCAGCCGGTCGGGCGCCTTTATCACGCCTGGCGCCCGCGCCAGCTCGGCGACGAGGTCCGGGTGATCGACATTTCGCTGCTGGCCGAATGGCGCGGCCGCGGCATCGGCACCCGGCTCATGCATGCGGTGATCGCCGAGGCGGTCCTGCAAGGCTTACCAGTGAGTCTGAACGTGGAGGCCGACAATCCGGTGCAGCGGTTATACAAGCGGCTCGGTTTCGTTAAAACCGGCAGCGGCGGAGTGTACGAAACCATGCGCCGCGATGCTGTCCGGTTCGATTTGCCGGCCACTCCGCTGGCGGGGTTGCGGCGCGACCCGGTCGTGCCGACCGAACCGCTTTAA